The Ignavibacteria bacterium genome contains the following window.
TGCACTCGATCCAAACCGTGATCGATTCGTTTTATCCAAAGGTCATGGTGTACCTGCCCTCTATGCTGTTTTTGCAAGAATTGGATTAATCTCCCAAGACGAATTAATGAATTTGCGTCAGCTCGGATCACGAATTCAAGGACATCCAAGTTTCCAAGATTTACCTTACTTGGAAGCATCTTCAGGATCGCTTGGACAAGGATTGTCAATCGCAGTCGGAATGGCGATGGCAGGTAAACTAGATAAAAAAGACTATCGGGTATATTGTATGATAGGCGATGGAGAAACTCAAGAAGGACAAATATGGGAAGCGTTCCTCTCTGCTCCAAAATTCAAACTTGATAATCTATGTGTCATTCTGGATTATAATAAAAGTCAGATAGATGGCTTCATAAAAGATGTACTAGATATTGAACCCTATATCAATAAATTAAAAGCTTTTAACTGGCACACCCTAGAAATCGACGGACATGATTTCGAACAAATAAAAAGTGCTTTTGATAAAGCCAAAACTTTCAAAGAGAAGCCAACAATAATCGTAGCTCACACAATTAAAGGTAAATCTGTGTCTTTTATGGAAGATAAGAACGAATGGCACGGAAAAGCTCCAAACGATAAAGAAACTGAATTAGCAATTAAAGAACTGGAAAAACTGATAAAATAATATGTCAAAATCATCTAGACTCGCATTTGGCGAAGAAATTGCCCTATTGGGTGAACAAAATAATGATATTGTAGTTCTAGATGCAGATTTATCTAAATCTACAATGTCACAAATCTTTGCATCGACATTTCCTGATAGGTTTTTTGAGATGGGAATCGAAGAAGCTCACATGCTCGGAGCATCATCTGGATTAGCACTTTCTGGCAAAATTCCCTACTGCTGCAGTTTTGCCTGCTTTATAACCGGACGATATGATACGATTCGTATTTCAATTGCATATACAAATTCGAATGTGAGAATTATCGGAACTCATGCTGGCATCGGAATTGGGGAAGACGGAACAAGTCAGATGGGATTGGAAGATATTTCGCTTATGAGATCCTTACCTAATATTGTAGTCTGTCAGCCTTGCGATGAAATTGAAACAAAAGCTCTAATCCGTTATAGTGTAATGCATAAAGGTCCGATGTATATTAGATTGACTAGGCAAAATCTTGATGAGTTAAATTCAAAAGATTACAAATTTGAAATTGGAAAAGGTGTTCAATTAACCGAAGGAAATGATGCAGTTATTTTTGCCACCGGTGCGCTTGTGGGAGAATCAAAAAAAGCCAGCAAAATTTTAAGGGAGCAGAATATTAATTTACGGGTTGTAAATATCCACACTATTAAACCTATTGATAAGGATTTAATTATTGCTTGTTCAAAAGAGTGTGATCATATCTTTACTGCTGAAGATCACACAATTATTGGTGGACTTGGTTCAGCTGTCTGCGAAGTCTTAAGTGAAAGTTATCCAAAAATCGTGCATCGTATAGGATTAAACGATGTTTTCGGAGAATCTGGCACACCAGAAGCTTTATATAAAAAATATGGATTTAATGCAGAGGGAATTGCAAGAACGATCTTGAGCAAAATTAATTCCCCTAGTGGGAAAAAAAGATATCATCTTTGAGCATGATTTTTCTCTTCACGACGTAATTTGGATTCTGGAGAGACGGAATCTTTCTAAGTTATTAATCATCTTCTCTTGAATTAATCTTAACAAATGCACTTCGCACAGGGGCAGGCATTTTAGATTCAATTCCTCTTATTGCTTTCCAAATAATTTCATTGAACTCAATATCTGGGATAGCATCTTCTCTGGTGAGATT
Protein-coding sequences here:
- a CDS encoding transketolase family protein, with the protein product MSKSSRLAFGEEIALLGEQNNDIVVLDADLSKSTMSQIFASTFPDRFFEMGIEEAHMLGASSGLALSGKIPYCCSFACFITGRYDTIRISIAYTNSNVRIIGTHAGIGIGEDGTSQMGLEDISLMRSLPNIVVCQPCDEIETKALIRYSVMHKGPMYIRLTRQNLDELNSKDYKFEIGKGVQLTEGNDAVIFATGALVGESKKASKILREQNINLRVVNIHTIKPIDKDLIIACSKECDHIFTAEDHTIIGGLGSAVCEVLSESYPKIVHRIGLNDVFGESGTPEALYKKYGFNAEGIARTILSKINSPSGKKRYHL
- a CDS encoding transketolase, with the protein product MYSLQELQKIANELRIDIIKALHAANSGHPGGSLSAIDILTYLFFNEIKRTKENALDPNRDRFVLSKGHGVPALYAVFARIGLISQDELMNLRQLGSRIQGHPSFQDLPYLEASSGSLGQGLSIAVGMAMAGKLDKKDYRVYCMIGDGETQEGQIWEAFLSAPKFKLDNLCVILDYNKSQIDGFIKDVLDIEPYINKLKAFNWHTLEIDGHDFEQIKSAFDKAKTFKEKPTIIVAHTIKGKSVSFMEDKNEWHGKAPNDKETELAIKELEKLIK